In a single window of the Pirellulales bacterium genome:
- a CDS encoding DUF1559 domain-containing protein, whose product MVRVKQAATSRGFTLVELLVVIAIIGVLVGLLLPAIQAAREAARRNSCSNNLKQMGLAVQTHHDVKKTYPTGRNRTDQQAVSWSFLLLPFMEADSVFRSFVPTQRVDEMVNAPAMRNPIETFACPSRRVAAADRDFDNNDAPPAADKRGVAALGDYAVCAGTNYMMGMLNSTSGRDDGVQFDTRPEPASSGAIYSFSKISAREVTDGLSNTIVIGDKNKPSQLELSNPEQLHYEQGDTAFLAGDTPHTIFAETRHGLAGSSADDDRVKFGSEHPGIVQFVFLDGHVKTLQTSIEATVLNMLGAIGDDGLIPGDAL is encoded by the coding sequence ATGGTTCGCGTCAAACAAGCGGCGACGTCTCGTGGTTTCACTCTGGTAGAATTGCTGGTGGTGATCGCCATTATCGGCGTGCTGGTGGGGCTGTTGTTGCCGGCCATTCAGGCCGCGCGCGAGGCGGCCCGCCGCAACAGTTGCTCGAACAATCTCAAGCAGATGGGCCTTGCGGTCCAGACTCACCACGACGTCAAGAAGACGTACCCCACGGGCCGCAATCGCACCGACCAGCAAGCTGTGTCGTGGTCGTTCCTGCTGCTGCCGTTCATGGAGGCGGACAGCGTGTTCCGCTCCTTCGTTCCGACTCAGCGGGTCGACGAGATGGTCAACGCCCCGGCGATGCGGAATCCGATCGAGACCTTCGCCTGCCCCAGTCGGCGCGTCGCCGCGGCCGATCGCGACTTCGACAACAACGACGCTCCCCCCGCAGCCGACAAGCGGGGCGTGGCCGCCTTGGGCGACTACGCCGTCTGCGCCGGCACGAACTACATGATGGGGATGCTCAACTCGACCTCGGGGCGTGACGACGGGGTTCAGTTCGACACTCGGCCCGAGCCCGCCAGTTCCGGGGCCATCTACAGTTTCTCGAAGATTTCCGCCCGCGAGGTGACCGACGGCCTGTCAAACACGATCGTCATCGGCGACAAGAACAAGCCGTCGCAGTTGGAGCTGTCCAACCCTGAGCAGCTTCACTACGAGCAAGGGGACACCGCGTTCCTCGCCGGCGACACCCCCCACACGATCTTCGCCGAGACGCGCCACGGACTGGCGGGCAGTTCGGCCGACGACGATCGCGTGAAGTTCGGCAGCGAGCATCCGGGGATCGTGCAGTTCGTGTTTCTGGACGGCCACGTCAAGACGCTTCAGACGAGCATCGAAGCCACCGTGCTGAACATGCTCGGCGCCATCGGAGACGACGGGCTCATCCCGGGCGATGCGCTGTAG
- a CDS encoding ATP phosphoribosyltransferase, with the protein MTEHLRIGVPSKGRLAELSTELLKEAGLSFRRQERSLFARVRDMPIDVTFLRTDDIPTLCAEGAIDLGITGSDLVAESGATLVERLKLGVGNCRLAICVPEDSRVHKPADLAGARIATSFPHVTRTYLADHGAEPRVVELTGSVEVMIALGVADAIVDLVETGSTLAANRLRILAEIGRYETVLVQNPATPHGAMADRITRRLEGVVIARAYSLLEYNIPEAKLAEAETITPGFKSPTVNRLEEPGWFAVRAMVRRGEVIGIMERLEHLGATAILETAISNCRL; encoded by the coding sequence ATGACCGAACACCTTCGCATCGGGGTCCCCAGCAAGGGGCGTCTCGCCGAGCTTTCGACCGAACTGCTCAAGGAAGCGGGCCTCAGCTTCCGCCGGCAGGAGCGGAGCTTGTTTGCGCGGGTGCGCGACATGCCGATCGACGTCACGTTCCTCCGCACCGACGACATCCCCACGCTGTGCGCCGAGGGGGCGATCGACCTGGGAATTACCGGCAGCGATCTGGTGGCCGAGAGCGGGGCGACCCTCGTCGAACGGCTCAAACTGGGGGTCGGCAACTGCCGGCTCGCCATCTGCGTCCCCGAGGACAGTCGCGTTCACAAGCCCGCCGACTTGGCCGGGGCGCGGATCGCCACCAGCTTTCCCCACGTCACGCGCACTTATCTGGCCGACCACGGGGCCGAGCCGCGCGTCGTCGAGCTGACCGGTTCGGTCGAGGTGATGATCGCTCTGGGGGTCGCCGACGCGATCGTCGACTTGGTCGAGACCGGCAGCACCCTGGCTGCGAACCGGTTGCGGATCCTCGCCGAGATCGGCCGGTACGAAACGGTGCTCGTGCAGAACCCCGCGACCCCGCACGGCGCGATGGCCGACCGGATCACCCGCCGCCTGGAAGGGGTGGTGATCGCCCGGGCGTACTCGCTGCTGGAGTACAACATCCCCGAGGCGAAGCTCGCCGAGGCCGAGACGATCACCCCGGGCTTCAAATCGCCGACCGTCAATCGTCTGGAGGAGCCGGGCTGGTTCGCCGTTCGGGCGATGGTTCGCCGCGGCGAGGTGATCGGCATCATGGAACGCCTGGAGCACCTCGGCGCCACGGCGATCCTGGAAACGGCGATCAGCAACTGCCGGCTGTAA
- a CDS encoding HIT domain-containing protein yields the protein MDLERLWAPWRLGYIVGDAAPPPPLEPTSWRTGAKRDCFVCRAAASFADPAGADHRHLVVARRDDALALLNLYPYNNGHLLVCPPRHVAELADLTPAERLAAMDLLTEYVGRYRELLKAEGFNIGLNLGRIAGAGVPGHLHWHLVPRWSGDSNFMGVTAATRVIPQSLEELWQALAADEQA from the coding sequence GTGGATCTGGAACGACTGTGGGCGCCGTGGCGACTGGGCTACATCGTCGGGGACGCCGCCCCGCCGCCGCCGCTGGAACCGACCTCGTGGCGCACCGGGGCGAAGCGCGATTGCTTCGTCTGCCGAGCCGCGGCGAGCTTCGCCGACCCAGCCGGTGCGGACCACCGGCACTTGGTCGTCGCGCGACGCGACGACGCGCTCGCACTGCTCAATCTCTACCCGTACAACAACGGGCACCTGCTCGTCTGCCCGCCGCGGCACGTCGCCGAGTTGGCCGACCTGACCCCCGCCGAGCGTTTGGCGGCGATGGACCTGCTGACCGAGTACGTCGGTCGCTACCGCGAGTTGCTCAAGGCCGAGGGGTTCAACATCGGCCTGAACCTGGGCCGCATCGCGGGGGCGGGCGTTCCGGGGCACCTCCACTGGCACCTCGTTCCCCGCTGGTCGGGCGACAGCAACTTCATGGGCGTCACCGCCGCCACCCGCGTCATCCCGCAGTCGCTGGAAGAGTTGTGGCAGGCGCTGGCGGCGGACGAACAGGCGTGA
- the hisE gene encoding phosphoribosyl-ATP diphosphatase: protein MRPLDQLEATIAERKAAADAGTSYTARLLAGGVPKIGAKVAEEAAEVVEAAAEPGEAGRAHTIAEAGDVLYHLLVLLAVRDVTLAEVEAEIARRFGMSGLEEKASRTRSPD from the coding sequence ATGCGCCCTCTCGATCAACTCGAAGCGACGATCGCCGAGCGCAAGGCCGCGGCCGACGCCGGCACGTCGTATACAGCCCGGCTGCTGGCCGGCGGCGTTCCGAAGATTGGGGCCAAAGTCGCCGAAGAAGCGGCCGAAGTGGTCGAAGCGGCCGCCGAGCCGGGCGAAGCGGGCCGCGCCCATACGATCGCCGAGGCGGGGGACGTGCTGTATCACCTGCTCGTGCTGCTGGCCGTGCGCGACGTCACGCTCGCCGAGGTCGAAGCCGAAATCGCCCGTCGCTTCGGCATGTCAGGCCTCGAGGAAAAGGCCTCGCGCACGCGAAGCCCCGATTAA
- the miaA gene encoding tRNA (adenosine(37)-N6)-dimethylallyltransferase MiaA: MTADNPFTDCWYLTGATATGKTRIALALARALDAEIVSLDSMALYRGMDVGTAKPTLEQQAVVPHHLIDVVDPQDEFSVAQYLDRAREAVASIRARGRQPLFVGGTPLYLKALLRGLFEGPPANWQLRREVEAEVARVGAAALHRHLQEVDPVAASAIHPNDTRRLIRALEVFRATGQPISHQQMEFDDGAPAARRRVFVLQRSREEQHERINARVEEMLARGLVDEVSRLTADGRQLGRTASQAVGYREVIAHLRGEWDYPTMVAKIKTRTRQFAKRQGTWFRSLSECRFIEIAGEPDEQALAAEIIAAGCEAI, from the coding sequence GTGACCGCTGACAACCCCTTCACCGATTGCTGGTACCTGACCGGCGCGACTGCGACCGGCAAGACGAGGATTGCGCTCGCCCTGGCTCGGGCCCTCGACGCCGAAATCGTCTCGCTCGACTCGATGGCGTTGTACCGCGGCATGGACGTCGGCACGGCCAAGCCGACCCTCGAGCAGCAGGCCGTCGTGCCGCACCACCTGATCGACGTCGTCGACCCCCAGGACGAGTTCAGCGTCGCCCAGTACCTCGACCGAGCGCGCGAGGCGGTCGCGTCGATCCGCGCACGAGGCCGGCAGCCGCTGTTCGTGGGGGGGACGCCGCTGTACCTCAAGGCGCTGTTGCGGGGCCTGTTCGAGGGGCCGCCGGCCAACTGGCAGCTTCGTCGCGAAGTCGAGGCGGAGGTCGCCCGCGTCGGCGCCGCGGCGCTGCATCGTCATTTGCAAGAGGTCGACCCGGTGGCCGCTTCGGCGATTCACCCCAACGACACGCGGCGGTTGATCCGGGCGCTCGAGGTGTTCCGCGCCACGGGTCAGCCGATCAGCCATCAGCAGATGGAGTTCGACGACGGCGCCCCCGCCGCGCGCCGCCGGGTGTTCGTGCTGCAGCGTTCCCGGGAAGAACAGCATGAGCGAATCAACGCGCGGGTCGAGGAGATGCTCGCCCGCGGGTTGGTCGACGAGGTCAGCCGCCTGACCGCCGACGGTCGTCAGTTGGGCCGCACCGCAAGTCAGGCGGTCGGCTATCGCGAGGTGATCGCCCATCTGCGGGGCGAGTGGGATTACCCCACGATGGTTGCGAAGATCAAGACCCGCACCCGCCAGTTCGCCAAACGACAAGGGACTTGGTTCCGCAGCCTCAGCGAATGCCGCTTCATCGAGATCGCCGGCGAACCGGACGAACAAGCCCTCGCCGCTGAAATCATTGCCGCGGGTTGCGAGGCAATCTAG
- a CDS encoding DUF4105 domain-containing protein, producing the protein MNRFCWISTLLAALGCSPVAKMIAPSNVRTWEPDQAELSYAEYVNDDEILVHNVRNCRYFDEDTFVVRYENRRYKLSELKRVDFLMAPFKGMPALAHTMLSFEFHPPDGPPEHLAASVEIRKELGETYAAWKGSARQYELMYVLADERDVIELRTNHRGEDVYLYETTATPEAARRLLVDVLGRTNELAARPEFYDTVGNNCTTNIVRHINRIEPNRIKYDYRVLLPGYSDELAYKEGLIVRHGTFAETKAAAYLNARAIAAGESSDFSQAIRIKGELPSQRFAARQQRADNGPTRPR; encoded by the coding sequence ATGAATCGCTTCTGTTGGATATCGACGCTGCTGGCGGCGCTCGGGTGCAGCCCCGTGGCCAAGATGATTGCGCCGTCCAACGTGCGCACCTGGGAGCCTGATCAGGCCGAGTTGTCGTACGCCGAGTACGTGAACGACGACGAGATTCTGGTCCACAATGTCCGTAACTGCCGGTACTTCGACGAGGACACGTTCGTCGTCCGCTACGAGAATCGGCGCTATAAGTTGTCGGAGCTCAAGCGGGTCGATTTTCTGATGGCGCCGTTCAAGGGCATGCCGGCGTTGGCCCACACGATGCTCAGCTTCGAGTTTCACCCCCCCGACGGCCCGCCGGAACATCTCGCTGCGAGCGTCGAAATCCGCAAAGAGCTGGGCGAAACCTACGCCGCCTGGAAGGGGAGCGCCCGGCAATACGAACTGATGTACGTGCTGGCCGACGAACGCGACGTGATCGAGCTGCGAACCAACCACCGGGGCGAAGACGTGTACCTGTACGAGACGACCGCCACGCCCGAGGCGGCCCGGCGGCTGTTGGTAGACGTGCTGGGTCGCACGAACGAACTGGCCGCTCGGCCCGAGTTCTACGACACGGTCGGCAACAACTGCACGACGAACATCGTCCGGCACATCAATCGAATCGAGCCGAACCGAATCAAGTACGATTACCGGGTGCTGCTGCCGGGCTATTCCGACGAGCTGGCGTACAAGGAAGGGCTGATCGTTCGCCACGGCACGTTCGCCGAGACGAAGGCGGCGGCGTACCTCAACGCCCGGGCAATCGCGGCGGGAGAGTCCTCGGATTTCTCCCAAGCAATTCGGATCAAGGGCGAATTGCCCTCGCAACGATTTGCAGCCCGCCAGCAGCGGGCCGATAATGGTCCGACGCGCCCGCGGTGA
- a CDS encoding redoxin domain-containing protein, protein MIASLQVTLATVCALALVPRSAAAQATAEPPAASANKPQVVKVGDPAPIFSGRTDEDKPWKSADHVGKQIVVVYFYPADMTGGCTAQACAYRDKLTELKRDDVVVVGVSGDTVESHRMFKALHKLNFTLLADPEGTIARAFGVKLGPGGAISREFEGQGVELARGVTAARWTFVIGLDKRIAYKDMQVDAAKDPDKVFRAIERIANATK, encoded by the coding sequence ATGATCGCCTCGCTGCAAGTGACGCTCGCGACAGTCTGCGCTCTCGCGCTCGTGCCCCGCTCGGCCGCGGCGCAAGCGACGGCCGAACCGCCGGCCGCGTCAGCGAACAAACCCCAGGTCGTGAAGGTCGGCGACCCTGCTCCCATATTCTCCGGGCGGACCGACGAGGACAAGCCGTGGAAGTCGGCCGACCACGTCGGCAAGCAGATCGTGGTCGTCTACTTCTACCCCGCCGACATGACTGGCGGTTGCACCGCCCAGGCATGTGCGTATCGCGACAAGTTGACCGAGTTGAAGCGCGACGACGTCGTCGTCGTGGGCGTCAGCGGCGATACGGTCGAGAGCCATCGCATGTTCAAGGCGCTGCACAAGTTGAACTTCACGCTGCTGGCCGATCCCGAGGGGACGATCGCCCGAGCGTTCGGCGTGAAGCTGGGCCCCGGCGGGGCGATCTCGCGGGAATTCGAGGGACAGGGGGTCGAACTCGCCCGCGGCGTCACCGCGGCTCGCTGGACGTTCGTCATCGGACTCGACAAGCGAATCGCTTACAAGGACATGCAAGTCGACGCCGCCAAGGACCCCGACAAAGTCTTCCGCGCCATCGAGCGCATCGCGAACGCAACGAAGTGA
- a CDS encoding redoxin domain-containing protein — translation MRSSLRCGLLSLAVGASIVFVVTSGRGADATVALEQRIADFTLHDHLGAKRSLADWHDKPVVVVVFLGTECPLAKLYGARLAEFDVAYRDQGVQIVGVNANQQDSLQEIAVYANKHGIKFPVLKDPGGKIAAQFGATRTPEAFVLDADRVVRYRGRIDDQYGVGSARLKATTEHLRSAIDALMTGAPIDLPRTDAVGCLISPPREAVATGAVTYAEHVAPILNEHCVKCHRPGEIAPFALTNYDDAAAWAETALETIDQSRMPPWHANPAYGKFHNDARMADEQKELFRQWVEAGTPSGDLAKAPPLPEFTDGWQMGQPDAIYKMPEPFEVPAQGTVEYKYFVVDPGFAEDVWIRGAEARPGNREVVHHIIMFSLPPERKGKWRGEDALFRAVAAFAPGMPPIVGPPTQAVRVPAGSKFVFQVHYTPNGSPQTDVSEAGVFFADPKEVVREVTTAAAINPKFLIPPGDPDYVVKAKYEAPRDLLVYCLTPHMHYRGKSFRVTARYPDGRNEILLDVPRYDFNWQNVYMFETPPRLPQGTVVDMEGHFDNSAENPLNPDPTAVVYWGDQTWEEMMLGTMNVAAADQDLRLSPPKIEPQPDGKSRVTFRYRPTEPAEKVYLAGFFNDWQPAGQAMEGPDADGYYSLALTLPPGRHEYKFVLDGTHWKNDPSCAGRSGDYGNSFVVVK, via the coding sequence ATGCGAAGTTCCTTGCGGTGTGGATTGTTGTCGCTGGCGGTCGGCGCGAGCATCGTATTCGTCGTGACGAGCGGCCGAGGGGCTGACGCGACGGTCGCGCTCGAACAGCGAATCGCCGACTTCACGCTGCACGACCACCTGGGCGCCAAGCGGTCGCTCGCCGATTGGCATGACAAGCCGGTCGTGGTCGTCGTGTTTCTGGGGACTGAGTGCCCGCTGGCGAAGCTCTACGGGGCCCGGCTCGCCGAATTCGACGTCGCCTACCGCGACCAAGGGGTGCAAATCGTCGGCGTCAACGCCAATCAGCAGGACTCGCTTCAGGAGATCGCCGTCTATGCGAACAAGCACGGCATCAAGTTCCCCGTGCTCAAGGATCCGGGCGGAAAGATCGCCGCCCAGTTCGGCGCCACGCGCACTCCCGAGGCGTTCGTGCTCGACGCCGACCGGGTGGTTCGCTATCGGGGCCGCATCGACGACCAGTACGGCGTCGGCTCCGCGCGGCTCAAGGCGACCACTGAGCATCTCCGCTCGGCGATCGATGCGTTGATGACCGGCGCGCCGATCGACTTGCCGCGCACCGATGCCGTGGGCTGCCTGATCAGCCCGCCGCGCGAGGCGGTCGCGACCGGCGCCGTGACGTACGCCGAGCACGTGGCGCCGATCCTTAACGAGCACTGCGTGAAGTGCCACCGCCCGGGCGAAATCGCCCCGTTCGCGCTGACCAACTACGACGACGCGGCGGCGTGGGCCGAGACGGCGCTCGAGACGATCGATCAGAGCCGCATGCCCCCCTGGCACGCCAACCCGGCGTACGGCAAATTCCATAACGACGCCCGCATGGCGGACGAACAGAAGGAGTTGTTCCGACAGTGGGTCGAGGCGGGAACCCCCAGCGGCGATCTGGCGAAGGCGCCGCCGCTGCCGGAATTCACCGACGGCTGGCAAATGGGCCAGCCCGACGCGATCTACAAGATGCCCGAACCGTTCGAAGTGCCGGCCCAGGGAACGGTCGAGTACAAGTACTTCGTCGTCGATCCGGGGTTCGCCGAGGACGTCTGGATTCGCGGGGCCGAGGCGCGTCCCGGCAATCGCGAGGTCGTGCACCACATCATCATGTTCTCGCTGCCGCCGGAGCGCAAGGGAAAGTGGCGCGGCGAGGATGCGCTGTTCCGCGCGGTCGCGGCGTTCGCCCCGGGGATGCCGCCGATCGTCGGCCCGCCGACGCAAGCGGTCCGCGTTCCCGCGGGGTCGAAGTTCGTGTTCCAGGTTCACTACACCCCCAACGGCTCGCCGCAGACCGACGTCAGCGAGGCAGGGGTGTTCTTTGCCGATCCGAAGGAGGTCGTGCGCGAGGTGACGACCGCCGCGGCGATCAACCCCAAGTTCCTCATCCCGCCGGGCGACCCGGACTACGTCGTCAAGGCGAAGTACGAGGCGCCGCGCGACTTGCTGGTGTATTGCCTGACCCCGCACATGCACTACCGCGGGAAGAGTTTCCGTGTGACGGCGCGGTATCCCGACGGTCGGAACGAAATCTTGCTCGACGTGCCGCGCTACGACTTCAATTGGCAGAACGTCTACATGTTCGAGACGCCGCCGCGATTGCCGCAGGGGACCGTGGTCGACATGGAGGGGCATTTCGACAACTCGGCCGAGAACCCGCTCAATCCCGATCCGACGGCGGTCGTCTACTGGGGCGACCAGACGTGGGAGGAGATGATGCTGGGGACGATGAACGTCGCCGCAGCCGATCAGGATCTCCGGTTAAGTCCGCCGAAGATCGAACCGCAGCCCGACGGCAAAAGTCGCGTGACGTTCCGCTATCGCCCGACGGAACCCGCGGAGAAGGTGTACTTGGCGGGGTTCTTCAACGACTGGCAACCTGCCGGGCAAGCGATGGAAGGCCCCGACGCCGACGGGTACTACTCGCTGGCGCTCACGCTGCCCCCCGGTCGGCATGAGTACAAGTTCGTCCTCGACGGCACGCACTGGAAGAACGACCCCAGTTGCGCCGGGCGCTCGGGGGATTACGGCAACAGCTTCGTCGTCGTGAAGTGA
- a CDS encoding TIM barrel protein — protein MFENLAGRDPIDQLKFAAAQGFTAWEDNGMKGKPPELQERIGATLAELNMTMGVFVAHGSFGEVTFAGRNKDAREKVLGDLQDSVEVAKRCGAKWLTVVPDAYDVRTEWGYQTANCVELLRRGAEIFEPHGLVMVLEPLNWWTNHPGLFLHKIPQAYEICRAVDSPACKILFDIYHQQIQEGNLIPNIDMAWDEIGYFQCGDNPGRNEPGTGEINYRNVFAHIHGKGYAGVMGMEHGKSLPDVEGELKLIEAYHAADDFQAAK, from the coding sequence ATCTCGCCGGGCGGGACCCGATCGATCAGCTCAAGTTCGCCGCCGCTCAGGGCTTCACCGCCTGGGAAGACAACGGCATGAAGGGGAAACCCCCGGAACTGCAGGAGCGGATCGGCGCGACTCTTGCCGAACTCAACATGACGATGGGCGTGTTCGTCGCCCACGGCAGCTTCGGCGAGGTCACCTTCGCGGGCCGCAACAAGGACGCCCGCGAGAAAGTGCTAGGCGACCTCCAGGACAGCGTCGAGGTCGCCAAGCGATGCGGGGCCAAGTGGCTCACGGTCGTCCCTGATGCGTACGACGTGCGGACCGAGTGGGGCTATCAGACCGCCAACTGCGTCGAGCTGTTGCGTCGCGGGGCCGAGATCTTCGAACCGCACGGGTTGGTGATGGTGCTGGAGCCCTTGAACTGGTGGACGAATCATCCGGGTCTGTTTCTGCACAAGATCCCTCAGGCGTACGAAATCTGCCGCGCGGTCGACAGCCCGGCGTGCAAGATCTTGTTCGACATCTACCACCAACAGATTCAGGAAGGAAACCTCATCCCCAACATCGACATGGCGTGGGACGAGATCGGGTACTTCCAGTGCGGCGACAACCCGGGCCGCAACGAGCCGGGGACGGGGGAAATCAACTACCGCAACGTCTTCGCCCACATCCACGGCAAGGGGTACGCGGGCGTGATGGGGATGGAGCACGGCAAATCGCTCCCCGACGTCGAGGGGGAGCTGAAACTGATCGAGGCGTACCACGCGGCGGATGACTTCCAGGCGGCCAAGTGA
- a CDS encoding segregation/condensation protein A has translation MRFRVQLDAYAGPLDLLLYLVRRNELDVLDVPIAVVADQFLEILAVVEQVDVDAVGDFLDMATRLMELKSRMMLPRQDEAAEEQLVEDPRQDLVKRLLEYRRFKEAADALDERARQWRQRYSRRVNDLDEDPRPAADQPLVEIELWDLVSAFARVMRDKSPAKATKIRYDDTPIEAHMDRIFARLEQEPRLAFTELFDAEHDRSYLVGTFLAVLELIRRRGVRVEQDDLFGEIWVLAPLAAAAAA, from the coding sequence ATGCGATTTCGCGTTCAACTCGACGCCTACGCCGGGCCGCTTGATCTGTTGCTCTATCTCGTGCGGCGCAACGAACTCGACGTGCTCGACGTCCCGATCGCCGTCGTGGCCGACCAGTTTCTCGAGATCCTCGCCGTCGTCGAGCAGGTCGACGTCGACGCGGTGGGGGACTTCCTCGACATGGCCACCCGGCTCATGGAACTGAAGTCGCGGATGATGCTTCCCCGGCAGGACGAAGCGGCCGAGGAGCAACTGGTTGAGGACCCGCGACAAGACCTGGTGAAGCGGCTGCTCGAATATCGCCGGTTCAAAGAGGCGGCCGACGCGCTCGACGAGCGGGCCCGACAGTGGCGGCAGCGCTATAGCCGCCGCGTGAACGACCTCGACGAGGACCCTCGCCCGGCCGCCGACCAGCCGCTGGTCGAGATCGAGCTGTGGGACCTGGTCAGCGCCTTCGCCCGGGTGATGCGCGACAAGTCGCCCGCCAAAGCGACGAAGATTCGCTACGACGACACCCCGATTGAAGCGCACATGGACCGCATCTTCGCCCGGCTGGAGCAGGAGCCGCGGCTGGCGTTCACCGAGCTGTTCGACGCGGAACACGATCGGTCGTATTTGGTGGGGACGTTCCTGGCAGTCTTGGAACTGATTCGCCGCCGCGGGGTGCGCGTCGAGCAGGACGACCTGTTCGGCGAGATCTGGGTTCTCGCCCCCCTGGCCGCCGCGGCGGCCGCTTGA
- a CDS encoding ferritin-like domain-containing protein, with product MDKKRLIDGLNSDLAGELGAIVQYITYAAKASGPYRPQLAQFFLAEVADEQLHAQYLANKIVALGGEPTTIPRPVPAANTNREMLVAVLAAEAQAEADYIARAKLADELGDKGLAVQLEDMVRDESGHKEETQRILRDWPL from the coding sequence ATGGACAAGAAGCGACTCATCGACGGGCTGAACAGCGATCTGGCCGGCGAGTTGGGGGCGATCGTCCAGTACATCACCTACGCCGCCAAAGCGAGCGGACCGTACCGACCGCAACTGGCTCAATTCTTCCTGGCCGAGGTGGCCGACGAGCAACTTCATGCTCAGTATCTGGCGAACAAGATCGTCGCCTTGGGGGGCGAACCGACGACGATCCCCCGGCCGGTTCCTGCCGCCAATACCAATCGCGAGATGCTCGTCGCGGTGCTTGCCGCCGAGGCGCAGGCCGAGGCCGATTACATCGCCCGGGCGAAGCTCGCCGACGAACTGGGCGACAAGGGTCTCGCCGTGCAGTTGGAAGACATGGTCCGCGACGAAAGCGGGCACAAGGAAGAGACCCAGCGGATCTTGCGCGACTGGCCGTTGTAG
- a CDS encoding metal-dependent hydrolase codes for MIENAPVITHQHGDLTIEGYSRAAVQSYWRFPELSIGFDLGGQPWSFMGTETWFVSHGHLDHVAALPLYVSRRRMMKMEPPVIYLPGAALEPVREILRQFTRLDRGRMPCELRVAEPGQEIELSRELAVTVAPMQHSVPALGYVVWDRRKKLKPEYAELSGEQIRDLRLAGTDVTHEMRHPLVAYAGDTAPGGLDGCPAMFEAKILVCEMTFVAPDHRREKIHKFGHMHLDDFVERRDRFRNELVIASHLSTRYHASRVRKLVEKKLPDMLDGRLLLWL; via the coding sequence ATGATTGAAAACGCCCCCGTCATCACTCACCAGCACGGCGATCTGACGATCGAGGGCTACTCGCGCGCCGCCGTGCAGAGCTATTGGCGGTTTCCTGAACTGTCGATCGGCTTCGACCTGGGGGGGCAGCCGTGGTCGTTCATGGGGACCGAGACGTGGTTCGTCTCGCACGGCCATCTCGACCACGTCGCGGCGTTGCCGCTCTACGTGTCGCGGCGGCGGATGATGAAGATGGAGCCCCCGGTGATCTACCTCCCCGGCGCCGCGCTGGAGCCGGTCCGCGAGATCCTGCGGCAGTTCACGCGGCTTGATCGGGGCCGTATGCCGTGCGAATTGCGCGTCGCCGAGCCGGGCCAGGAAATCGAGCTGTCGCGCGAGCTGGCGGTCACGGTCGCCCCGATGCAGCACAGCGTTCCCGCGCTGGGATACGTCGTGTGGGATCGGCGGAAGAAGCTCAAGCCCGAGTACGCCGAATTATCCGGCGAGCAGATTCGCGACCTGCGACTCGCCGGGACCGACGTGACGCACGAGATGCGACATCCGCTGGTGGCGTACGCCGGCGACACGGCGCCGGGGGGGCTCGACGGCTGCCCGGCGATGTTCGAGGCGAAGATCCTCGTGTGCGAGATGACGTTCGTCGCCCCGGACCACCGCCGCGAGAAGATTCACAAATTCGGGCACATGCACCTCGACGACTTCGTCGAGCGCCGCGACCGATTTCGCAACGAGCTGGTGATCGCCTCGCATCTCAGCACGCGCTATCACGCGTCGCGGGTGCGGAAGCTCGTCGAAAAGAAGCTCCCCGACATGCTCGACGGGCGGCTTCTGCTGTGGCTGTAA
- a CDS encoding SHOCT domain-containing protein, protein MPRREIPPERRALHTAGMIVAGVGLLSFLSVFVSGALHFGDFADFEARGRSMALRAVLGMIAIIVGGAMQGIGRTGLAGSGIVLDPEQARRDTEPWNRMTGGMIADAIDEARQEFTLPTVDERQAATFAHGSDAELPFDEKLRRLHALYEDGILTRDEYERKKRQWLDGDRMPDQQGA, encoded by the coding sequence ATGCCCCGCCGGGAAATCCCGCCGGAACGTCGCGCCCTGCACACCGCCGGCATGATCGTCGCCGGCGTCGGGCTCTTGTCGTTCTTGTCGGTGTTCGTTTCGGGGGCCCTTCACTTCGGCGACTTCGCCGATTTTGAAGCCCGGGGCCGCAGCATGGCCCTCCGCGCCGTCCTGGGGATGATCGCCATAATCGTCGGCGGCGCCATGCAAGGAATCGGCCGGACGGGGCTCGCGGGGTCCGGGATCGTGCTCGACCCCGAGCAGGCGCGCCGCGATACGGAGCCCTGGAATCGGATGACTGGAGGGATGATCGCCGACGCGATCGACGAAGCCCGGCAGGAATTCACGCTGCCCACGGTCGACGAGCGTCAGGCCGCGACGTTCGCCCACGGAAGCGACGCGGAACTCCCGTTCGACGAGAAACTCCGGCGCCTGCACGCCCTTTACGAGGACGGCATTCTGACCCGCGACGAGTACGAGCGCAAGAAGCGACAGTGGCTCGACGGCGATCGAATGCCCGACCAGCAAGGGGCGTGA